The Candidatus Campbellbacteria bacterium genome includes a region encoding these proteins:
- a CDS encoding FtsW/RodA/SpoVE family cell cycle protein, whose translation MKLLKSFFSNTDFVLLTPAILVSIFGFITIYPSILDDSTLFIRQGVFVVMGVFLAILISKMDFYFLRNGRIVLFLYFIVCLSLVGLLFFAPEINGAKSWYIFGPIAFQPVDFTKIMIIIFLAKYFSRRHINIGLLRHPISSLVYVAIPVWLVLIQPDFGSAMIIAGIWFGMVLVSGMSKKHFFLFFALGILLLGSGWNFLSTYQQDRIISFVKPFSDIQGTGYNAYQATISVGSGQWFGKGVGQGTQSKLAFLPEYESDFIFAAFSEEWGFVGVVVLFLLFGIIFLRILKYALRGETNFEIFFALGTAIFFAIQLFVHIGVNVGLLPVTGTTMPFMSYGGSHIISEYILLGMIMAMSKYARALHEEGTKKEFYGIGS comes from the coding sequence ATGAAGCTCTTAAAATCTTTTTTCTCAAACACCGACTTTGTGTTGTTAACCCCCGCAATACTTGTATCAATCTTTGGTTTCATAACGATATATCCATCAATACTTGATGATTCCACTTTGTTTATTAGGCAGGGGGTCTTCGTGGTGATGGGCGTGTTTCTTGCTATTTTGATCTCTAAAATGGACTTTTATTTCCTTAGAAATGGCAGAATTGTCCTATTTTTATACTTTATTGTCTGTCTGAGTTTGGTGGGGCTTTTGTTTTTTGCCCCAGAAATCAATGGGGCAAAAAGTTGGTATATTTTTGGTCCCATAGCGTTTCAGCCAGTTGATTTTACAAAAATTATGATAATAATTTTTCTGGCGAAATATTTTTCAAGGAGACATATAAATATAGGTTTGTTGCGCCACCCAATATCATCTTTGGTTTATGTCGCGATTCCTGTGTGGCTTGTTCTCATACAACCTGACTTTGGTTCTGCAATGATAATCGCGGGGATATGGTTTGGCATGGTTTTGGTTTCCGGTATGTCAAAAAAACACTTCTTTTTATTTTTTGCACTTGGTATATTACTTCTTGGATCTGGATGGAACTTTCTCTCCACATATCAACAAGACAGAATAATTTCTTTTGTAAAACCTTTTTCAGATATTCAGGGAACAGGTTACAACGCGTATCAAGCAACCATATCTGTTGGCTCGGGACAGTGGTTCGGCAAGGGTGTCGGTCAGGGAACACAATCCAAACTTGCATTCTTGCCAGAGTATGAATCAGATTTTATCTTTGCCGCATTTTCTGAAGAATGGGGATTTGTTGGCGTTGTCGTTTTATTTTTACTTTTTGGAATTATTTTTCTCCGTATATTAAAATATGCTCTGCGTGGTGAGACAAACTTTGAAATATTCTTTGCGCTTGGCACCGCCATATTTTTTGCGATTCAGTTGTTTGTCCATATAGGTGTAAATGTTGGTTTGTTGCCTGTGACGGGGACGACCATGCCATTTATGAGTTATGGGGGGTCGCATATAATATCTGAATATATACTTTTGGGGATGATAATGGCTATGTCTAAGTATGCGAGAGCCCTCCACGAAGAAGGGACGAAAAAAGAATTCTATGGGATTGGCTCTTAG
- the secD gene encoding protein translocase subunit SecD yields the protein MIGKRIKAYIFIAISFLLVYFVYYTEYVSQSKPFQLGLDLKGGAELVYNADVSKIPREEVADAMNALRDVIERRVDAFGVAEPIIRTSSSSFVTDSQIERLIVELPGVTDVDAAIEQIGKTPLLEFRLLRIDGNNISFEDTGITGRYVESSDLYFPQGLANTPTGEIGILVNFNGEGAKLFEQITSENVGEYLAIFLDGTVISQPIINEPIPGGTASITGNFTADEARELSRNLNFGALPVPIEIEGVQTIGATLGEETIKDGVNAAIVGFLLIILFLIAWYRLSGFVATVSLITYVAIMLLLFKFIPVTLTAAGLAGFIISIGIAVDANVLIFERIKEEIRSGSEAREAINKGFARAWLSIRDGNLTSLIIAILLFWLGTSLIKGFAFTFGMGIIVSMFTAIVFSRTLLRVFGSVSRKTLGSIIFGVKEK from the coding sequence ATGATTGGAAAACGAATAAAAGCATATATATTTATAGCGATTAGTTTCTTACTGGTTTATTTTGTTTATTACACTGAATATGTTTCTCAGAGTAAGCCTTTTCAACTTGGTCTTGATTTGAAAGGTGGTGCAGAGTTGGTCTACAACGCTGATGTTTCTAAAATTCCAAGAGAGGAAGTGGCAGATGCGATGAACGCACTTCGTGATGTTATAGAAAGAAGGGTGGACGCTTTTGGTGTTGCTGAACCTATTATAAGAACAAGTTCGTCAAGTTTTGTAACAGATTCACAGATTGAACGACTTATAGTTGAACTTCCTGGTGTTACAGATGTTGATGCCGCGATAGAGCAGATAGGTAAAACTCCTTTGCTTGAGTTTAGGTTGCTTCGTATAGATGGAAATAACATTAGTTTTGAGGACACAGGCATAACAGGGCGGTATGTGGAAAGCTCTGATTTATATTTTCCACAGGGTCTCGCAAACACACCGACAGGAGAGATTGGCATACTTGTTAATTTTAATGGCGAGGGAGCAAAACTTTTTGAACAGATTACATCAGAAAATGTGGGCGAGTACCTGGCGATTTTTCTTGATGGCACTGTAATCTCCCAGCCAATAATAAACGAACCTATACCAGGTGGAACCGCATCAATAACCGGAAACTTTACAGCTGATGAAGCAAGGGAACTCTCACGAAACTTAAACTTCGGTGCACTTCCTGTTCCTATTGAGATTGAGGGAGTCCAGACCATAGGGGCGACATTGGGAGAAGAAACAATAAAAGACGGAGTAAATGCTGCAATAGTTGGATTTTTGCTTATAATTTTATTCCTCATTGCTTGGTATCGTCTTTCGGGTTTTGTGGCGACAGTCTCTCTCATTACCTATGTGGCGATAATGCTTCTTCTCTTTAAGTTCATACCAGTCACTCTCACAGCCGCTGGACTTGCTGGTTTCATAATATCCATAGGTATCGCGGTGGATGCAAATGTTCTTATCTTTGAAAGGATAAAAGAAGAGATAAGATCTGGGTCTGAAGCGAGAGAGGCGATAAACAAAGGATTCGCTCGTGCATGGCTTTCAATCCGTGACGGTAACTTAACAAGTTTGATAATAGCGATTTTGCTTTTCTGGCTTGGAACCTCTCTCATAAAAGGTTTTGCATTCACATTTGGTATGGGAATAATCGTCAGCATGTTTACGGCGATTGTATTTTCTCGAACCCTCTTGCGAGTCTTTGGGAGTGTATCCAGAAAGACATTAGGGTCAATTATATTTGGTGTTAAAGAAAAATAA
- the secF gene encoding protein translocase subunit SecF: MKKKKVFLSISFILIVASLLLIIFNPPKLGIEFSGGTSVEFSYNQNILKSEIENRISGSFETYVLREKGGGYSLQVGDLDEDGRLELLSLLNIGGAAPNISAYQSIGPSISSEITRKALIAALLATIIIILYVAFAFRKVSYPVSSWKYGLVAMIALAHDVIIPTGIYSIFSYISDAQIDVLFVTALLAIIGYSINDTIVIFDRIREGLRMSREQGREVSFSETIESSVNKSFSRSINTSLTTAFALGTLYFLGGAVTQWFALTLLIGVFVGTYSSLFFAAPLLSLFKTSSKSYKDYVKDTQGKDALSKAERELNERLDRNHR; this comes from the coding sequence ATGAAAAAAAAGAAAGTGTTCCTCTCAATATCATTTATATTGATTGTGGCTTCACTTTTGCTCATAATATTTAATCCGCCAAAGTTGGGGATTGAATTTAGCGGTGGAACATCTGTAGAGTTTTCGTATAATCAAAACATATTGAAAAGTGAAATAGAGAATAGAATAAGCGGTTCATTTGAGACTTATGTTTTGAGAGAAAAGGGAGGTGGCTACTCGCTACAAGTTGGCGACTTGGATGAAGATGGTCGGTTGGAACTTCTTTCACTTCTTAACATAGGCGGCGCTGCTCCAAACATCTCTGCCTACCAGTCAATTGGTCCATCCATAAGTTCAGAAATAACAAGAAAAGCCCTAATTGCCGCACTTCTCGCGACAATTATAATAATCCTGTATGTCGCCTTTGCTTTTCGCAAGGTTTCTTACCCAGTTTCTTCTTGGAAATACGGTCTTGTGGCTATGATTGCCCTCGCGCATGATGTGATAATACCGACAGGGATTTATTCCATCTTTTCATACATATCAGACGCCCAGATTGATGTTCTCTTTGTGACGGCACTGCTTGCGATAATAGGTTATTCAATAAATGACACGATAGTTATATTTGATCGCATAAGGGAAGGTCTGCGTATGAGTAGAGAGCAAGGCAGGGAAGTTTCTTTTTCAGAGACAATTGAGTCAAGTGTAAATAAAAGTTTCTCACGATCAATAAATACATCTCTCACGACAGCATTTGCTTTGGGAACGCTGTATTTCTTGGGAGGCGCTGTTACTCAGTGGTTTGCGCTTACCCTTTTGATAGGTGTGTTTGTTGGAACATATTCTTCGTTGTTTTTCGCGGCGCCACTCTTGAGTTTGTTCAAAACAAGTTCAAAATCATACAAGGATTATGTAAAAGACACGCAGGGTAAAGATGCACTTTCAAAAGCAGAACGAGAACTAAATGAAAGGTTGGACAGAAACCATAGATAA
- the leuS gene encoding leucine--tRNA ligase, with protein MYSHKDIEEKFNKKWEEGDIYATPQDDKKETRYVLDMFPYPSGDGLHVGHTRGYIASDVYSRFLRMNNFAVLHPMGWDAFGLPAENRAIETNTHPREEVDKNTAMYKSQLKKIGLSYDWSREIDTTDENYYKWTQWIFLQFYKKGLAYRANAPVNWCPSCQTVLANEDLEDKKCERCKTPILKKDLCQWFLKITQYADRLLNDLDKLKNWPSHVVELQRNWIGKSEGYEFRFSLFNEDGGINVFTTRADTIMGVTYLALSPEHPLVRKILPKVNNKEEVEWYIKKAGQMDEAIRTDKEREKTGVLVKGLRASHPVTNNPIPIFIADYILSDYGTGAIMGVPAHDERDYNFAKRYDIPVVQVISSEDADENKNECYTGKGLLVNSGEFNGLSSEVASSIIAERINGVKTSTYKLKDWVFSRQRYWGEPIPIVYCDDEVVPVPEEDLPLLLPNVKNYQPTGTGESPLANIDEWVNTTCPKIDGKKMSACRPAKRETDTMPGWAGSSWYYLRFIDPNNKKSFVGKKKEKSWMPVSVYVGGLEHATRHLIYARFWHKVLYDLGLVSTEEPFDTLRPVGLIHAQDGKKMGKRYSNGTTPDEVVESYGADALRMYVMFIAPFNQTALWNSKGINGTRRFLERVWKMKDSVSDSAKPSENLETQLHEAIRKIKEDIEKFHFNTAVSQMMIFANAMDKEKKIPKSIFETFLKLLAPFCPYLTEEIWLHLGHKKSIHLAEWPKYDSKKIVVKNVPIVIQVNGKMRATESFAPDTSQSEVEKKAKKIPNVAVHIKKGEPTNVIFVPNKVINFVLK; from the coding sequence ATGTATTCACATAAAGATATAGAGGAAAAATTTAATAAAAAGTGGGAGGAAGGTGATATTTATGCCACCCCACAGGATGATAAAAAAGAAACAAGGTATGTCCTTGATATGTTTCCATATCCTTCGGGTGATGGTCTGCATGTGGGACACACCAGAGGATACATCGCAAGTGATGTTTATTCGCGTTTTTTGAGGATGAATAATTTTGCTGTTCTTCACCCCATGGGGTGGGATGCGTTTGGTCTGCCGGCAGAGAACAGGGCGATTGAAACGAACACACATCCAAGAGAAGAAGTAGACAAAAACACAGCGATGTATAAATCACAACTGAAAAAAATTGGTCTCAGTTATGACTGGTCGCGTGAGATTGATACGACAGATGAAAACTATTACAAATGGACTCAGTGGATTTTTCTACAATTTTATAAAAAAGGGCTCGCTTATCGTGCTAATGCCCCTGTCAACTGGTGTCCTTCCTGTCAGACAGTTCTTGCAAATGAAGATCTTGAAGATAAAAAATGTGAGAGGTGCAAGACGCCAATTTTGAAAAAAGATTTGTGTCAGTGGTTTCTCAAAATAACTCAATATGCCGACAGGTTGCTGAACGACTTGGACAAACTTAAAAACTGGCCCTCTCATGTGGTGGAATTGCAGAGGAATTGGATAGGAAAAAGTGAAGGATATGAATTTCGCTTTTCGTTGTTTAATGAAGACGGCGGAATAAATGTATTTACAACAAGGGCGGATACCATTATGGGTGTTACATATCTCGCGCTCTCACCAGAACATCCTCTTGTCAGAAAAATCTTGCCAAAAGTAAATAACAAAGAAGAAGTTGAGTGGTATATAAAAAAAGCAGGGCAGATGGATGAGGCGATAAGAACAGACAAAGAAAGAGAGAAAACCGGTGTTTTGGTAAAAGGTCTGCGTGCATCACATCCCGTGACAAACAACCCCATACCTATTTTTATCGCAGATTATATTTTGTCAGATTATGGAACTGGTGCCATTATGGGAGTTCCAGCACATGATGAGAGAGATTACAATTTTGCAAAGAGATATGACATTCCTGTAGTTCAAGTTATATCGTCTGAAGACGCAGATGAAAACAAAAATGAATGTTACACAGGAAAAGGTTTGTTGGTTAATTCAGGAGAATTCAACGGATTGTCCTCAGAGGTTGCATCTTCAATAATTGCTGAGCGTATAAATGGAGTGAAGACAAGCACTTACAAATTAAAGGACTGGGTGTTTTCAAGACAAAGATACTGGGGTGAGCCGATACCCATTGTCTATTGCGATGATGAAGTTGTTCCAGTCCCTGAAGAAGATTTACCACTTCTTCTTCCTAATGTTAAAAATTATCAACCCACAGGGACAGGTGAATCTCCGCTTGCAAATATAGACGAGTGGGTAAACACGACTTGCCCCAAGATTGATGGGAAAAAAATGAGTGCATGCCGTCCAGCAAAAAGAGAAACAGATACGATGCCAGGTTGGGCTGGTTCATCTTGGTATTATCTTCGTTTCATAGATCCCAATAACAAAAAATCTTTTGTGGGAAAGAAAAAAGAGAAATCTTGGATGCCCGTTTCTGTTTATGTGGGCGGATTGGAGCATGCGACAAGACACCTTATATACGCACGATTTTGGCACAAGGTTCTTTATGATCTTGGTTTGGTAAGTACTGAAGAACCATTTGATACTCTAAGACCGGTTGGGCTTATCCACGCACAAGATGGCAAAAAGATGGGTAAAAGATATAGCAACGGAACCACGCCAGATGAAGTTGTAGAGAGTTATGGAGCAGATGCTTTGAGAATGTATGTCATGTTTATCGCACCGTTCAACCAAACTGCATTATGGAATTCAAAGGGTATAAATGGGACAAGAAGATTTTTGGAACGCGTGTGGAAAATGAAGGACTCTGTTTCAGATTCTGCTAAACCATCAGAAAATTTAGAGACACAGCTCCACGAGGCAATAAGAAAGATAAAGGAAGATATAGAAAAATTCCATTTCAATACAGCAGTAAGCCAGATGATGATATTTGCCAACGCGATGGATAAAGAAAAGAAGATTCCTAAATCTATTTTTGAAACATTTTTGAAATTATTGGCGCCATTTTGTCCTTATTTAACAGAAGAAATTTGGCTACACTTGGGTCACAAAAAATCAATTCACCTTGCGGAATGGCCGAAATATGATTCTAAAAAAATAGTCGTTAAAAATGTCCCAATTGTGATACAGGTAAACGGCAAAATGAGAGCCACCGAAAGTTTTGCCCCTGACACATCTCAGTCAGAAGTTGAGAAAAAAGCGAAGAAAATTCCCAATGTTGCAGTGCATATCAAAAAAGGCGAGCCGACTAATGTGATTTTTGTCCCAAACAAGGTGATAAATTTCGTCTTGAAATAG
- the mltG gene encoding endolytic transglycosylase MltG, which produces MIKKSLTVLILILVAFFAWHTLFTNPEGDGAVVFVKEGMSTEDIAHNLKENNLIRSSKALKIVLTATGNSDEVLAGEYHFSGPISVLEAFKRLTRGSYNTPTVRLRTIEGSSIFSMADVVSETFPHITPEEFILEARGYEGYLYPDTYILPFNLTVREIVKIMNAEFQNQVAPLSQLFVSSGKSMEDIIKMASIIELESADRDERFYISGILWKRIELNIPLQVDVAFSYVNGKNSYTLTLEDLRKDHPYNTYTNRGLPPTPIGNPGIESIRAALTPKKSEYLYFIADRNGKTHYSRTHEEHVNKKFAFKKE; this is translated from the coding sequence ATGATCAAAAAATCCCTTACAGTACTAATACTCATACTTGTCGCCTTTTTCGCGTGGCATACACTTTTCACCAACCCAGAAGGTGATGGAGCAGTTGTTTTTGTTAAGGAAGGCATGTCAACAGAAGACATAGCACACAATCTGAAAGAAAATAATCTTATCCGATCAAGCAAGGCTCTGAAAATAGTTTTAACCGCAACAGGCAACTCAGATGAGGTCCTTGCCGGAGAATATCATTTTTCAGGACCCATCTCTGTCCTTGAAGCATTCAAGCGTCTTACAAGAGGTTCTTACAACACCCCAACAGTCCGTCTGCGCACCATAGAAGGATCTTCTATATTTAGTATGGCAGATGTTGTGTCAGAAACATTTCCCCACATAACCCCAGAGGAATTTATATTGGAAGCAAGAGGTTATGAAGGTTATTTATATCCCGATACATACATACTTCCTTTCAACTTGACTGTGAGGGAAATAGTAAAAATAATGAACGCTGAATTCCAAAACCAAGTCGCACCGCTTTCTCAGTTGTTTGTGTCATCTGGCAAATCAATGGAAGACATAATAAAAATGGCATCAATTATAGAGCTTGAGTCTGCTGATAGAGATGAACGATTTTATATCTCAGGAATACTATGGAAAAGAATTGAGTTAAACATACCGCTTCAGGTTGATGTTGCCTTTTCTTATGTAAACGGAAAAAATAGTTACACACTCACACTTGAAGATTTAAGGAAAGACCATCCATACAACACATACACAAATCGCGGCCTACCACCAACACCGATTGGAAATCCAGGGATTGAGTCCATAAGGGCGGCACTCACACCAAAGAAAAGCGAGTACTTGTATTTCATTGCAGATAGGAACGGAAAGACACACTACAGCAGAACCCACGAGGAGCATGTCAATAAAAAGTTTGCGTTCAAAAAAGAATAA
- the mnmA gene encoding tRNA 2-thiouridine(34) synthase MnmA → MTEAKAKETVFVGLSGGVDSAVSAHLLCEKGYDVVCVFIRGWQPDGLLCPWQEDRSEALKVAAFLKIPFVSLDCSEEYKKKVVDNFLEQYKRGETPNPDVLCNKFIKFGFFLEHALKEGADKIATGHYARTISKESVLLARPTDEKKDQTYFLWTLNQKILEKTIFPLGKYRKEEVRKIANKIGLPNADRKDSQGICFLGDIQMREFLEKYIEKKSGDVVDEKGNTIGSHSGSFFYSLGQRHGFDIKNKSPKTEPYFVVEKDFSNNKIVVSNDKFALVRNGATVFLRNVNWISETLPKNKNVFVRSRHRGLLVNAVLQEVAATTAQAVDKSASTLYTAGQSLVIYDDKKEVVLGGGEIDKTLVGEI, encoded by the coding sequence ATGACTGAAGCAAAAGCAAAAGAAACTGTATTTGTCGGTCTTTCAGGTGGTGTTGACTCTGCTGTGTCTGCGCACCTGCTTTGTGAAAAGGGCTATGATGTTGTTTGCGTTTTTATCCGTGGCTGGCAGCCAGATGGTCTTTTGTGTCCGTGGCAGGAGGACAGAAGTGAAGCGCTAAAAGTAGCAGCCTTTCTAAAAATTCCTTTTGTAAGTTTGGATTGTTCTGAGGAATATAAGAAAAAAGTAGTTGATAATTTTTTGGAACAATACAAAAGAGGGGAAACGCCAAACCCTGATGTGTTGTGTAACAAATTCATAAAGTTCGGTTTTTTCCTTGAGCATGCTCTGAAAGAAGGCGCTGACAAAATAGCAACCGGTCATTATGCAAGGACAATCTCAAAGGAATCGGTTTTGTTGGCACGCCCAACTGATGAGAAAAAAGATCAGACATATTTTTTATGGACTCTTAATCAAAAAATACTTGAAAAGACAATTTTCCCATTAGGCAAATACAGAAAAGAAGAGGTAAGAAAAATAGCAAATAAAATAGGTCTTCCCAACGCAGACAGAAAAGACAGCCAAGGAATATGTTTTCTGGGAGATATACAAATGAGAGAGTTTTTGGAAAAATACATAGAAAAAAAGAGCGGTGATGTTGTTGATGAGAAGGGGAATACAATAGGAAGTCATAGTGGATCTTTCTTTTACTCTTTGGGTCAGAGGCATGGGTTTGATATAAAAAACAAATCACCAAAGACCGAACCTTATTTTGTAGTGGAAAAAGATTTTTCTAATAATAAAATTGTGGTTTCAAATGATAAATTTGCGCTTGTAAGAAACGGAGCAACAGTTTTTTTGAGAAATGTTAATTGGATATCTGAAACCCTACCAAAAAATAAAAATGTATTTGTAAGATCAAGACATAGAGGCTTGTTGGTGAACGCGGTCTTGCAGGAAGTAGCGGCAACCACAGCACAGGCGGTAGACAAAAGTGCTTCTACGCTTTACACAGCAGGTCAATCTTTGGTTATTTATGATGATAAAAAAGAAGTAGTTTTAGGGGGTGGTGAAATTGACAAAACTCTGGTTGGTGAGATATAA
- a CDS encoding restriction endonuclease yields MNKHDKGNIIKVDGSIETFDKKKLQESIIRSGATMDVSNKAVEHIEKYLRGSIRTDEIYRRVFSFLKTHNKKNAMRYSLKRALLHFGPTGFPFERFVAELFNMRGYKTKVGEVISGRCASHEVDVFATSGSEKIAIEVKFHNKQRYKTDMKTALYIKARFDDLLSRTPSSLMMGKITKGLLVTNTHFTSTTIRYAKCVGLEIIGWGYPKRKGNLQNLIEDEKIHPITCLTSLDESDMRQLFAHNLVLCRDVVKEGNHLRHLGIAPSKVAKLVNESIELCS; encoded by the coding sequence ATGAACAAGCACGACAAGGGCAATATAATCAAAGTTGATGGTTCAATTGAAACATTTGACAAGAAAAAATTACAGGAATCAATCATCCGTTCTGGCGCAACGATGGATGTCTCAAACAAAGCAGTAGAGCATATAGAAAAATATCTGAGGGGTAGCATAAGAACGGATGAGATATATCGCAGGGTGTTCTCTTTTCTTAAAACACACAACAAAAAAAATGCCATGAGATATTCATTAAAAAGAGCACTGCTTCATTTTGGTCCGACAGGTTTTCCTTTTGAGCGTTTTGTTGCTGAGTTGTTCAATATGCGTGGTTACAAAACTAAAGTGGGGGAAGTAATCTCTGGTCGCTGCGCATCACACGAAGTGGATGTATTTGCAACAAGCGGTTCAGAAAAAATAGCCATTGAGGTTAAATTCCACAACAAACAAAGATACAAGACAGATATGAAAACAGCCCTTTATATAAAAGCCCGTTTTGATGACCTTCTTTCTCGGACACCTTCCTCTTTAATGATGGGAAAAATTACAAAAGGCTTGTTGGTAACAAACACACACTTCACTTCAACGACAATAAGATATGCAAAGTGTGTCGGCTTGGAAATAATTGGTTGGGGGTATCCCAAAAGAAAGGGGAATTTGCAAAATTTAATTGAAGATGAAAAGATACACCCAATCACCTGTCTTACTTCACTTGATGAATCTGATATGAGGCAACTTTTTGCCCATAATTTAGTGTTGTGTCGCGATGTTGTAAAAGAAGGCAATCACCTAAGACATCTCGGCATAGCGCCATCAAAGGTCGCGAAATTAGTTAATGAAAGCATTGAACTCTGTTCGTAA
- a CDS encoding alanine--tRNA ligase yields the protein MKALNSVRNVCRCYTIITMKGVDEIRQLFISKMKEGGHHILPSSSLVPENDTTTLFTGSGMQALISYLSGEKHPCGSRLANSQKCFRAEDIEEVGDNRHTTFFEMLGNWSLGDYGKKEQITNLFNFLTDKKSGLGLNPEKLFITVFIGDEKAGIPRDDESAGIWKELFEGVGVEAGVVDIGSVKDGDKRGIKDGERIFFYDAVKNWWSRAGSPQNMPDGEIGGADTEVFFDFGIDQNNVEPKPHPNSESGRFVEIGNSVFMEYIKKDGSFIPLPQKNVDFGAGLERLSIATMNKPDIFLCDALSPLVKTIEKCLGVSYENESHKKGIRVIADHLRAFAFIVADGILPDKEERGYIARRLLRRALLHKIFLNENSETTLPLFDTIADTYKTTYPHIAEKTEEIKKVFDEEEKKFSSTLKKAKKRFDDIVANGKDLSGEDAFALQSTYGLPLEMIKVLSKESGVDFNESDYLKAMEQHKRKSREESEGKFKGGLADTSEMSVKYHTATHLLHQALRDVLGDRVEQKGSNITKERLRFDFSHPQKLTDDEIIKIENIVNEKIKEGLEITKIEVTKEEAKKMGALCSADDKYGDMVTVYSIGDYSKEFCGGPHVTNTRDLGTFKITKEESVSKGVRRIKAQLG from the coding sequence ATGAAAGCATTGAACTCTGTTCGTAATGTCTGCAGATGCTATACAATAATAACAATGAAGGGAGTAGATGAAATAAGGCAATTATTTATATCAAAAATGAAAGAGGGCGGTCATCACATACTGCCTTCTTCATCACTGGTTCCTGAAAACGACACAACCACTCTTTTTACTGGCTCAGGGATGCAGGCGTTGATATCTTATTTATCAGGAGAGAAACATCCTTGTGGCTCCCGACTTGCAAACTCTCAAAAATGTTTTCGTGCTGAAGATATTGAAGAAGTGGGGGACAACAGACACACAACTTTTTTTGAGATGCTTGGTAACTGGTCTCTTGGCGACTATGGAAAAAAAGAGCAGATAACAAATCTTTTTAACTTTCTTACAGACAAGAAATCCGGTCTTGGGTTGAACCCCGAAAAACTTTTTATCACCGTCTTTATAGGCGATGAAAAAGCAGGAATACCGCGGGATGATGAAAGCGCAGGGATATGGAAAGAACTTTTTGAAGGTGTTGGCGTTGAGGCAGGTGTTGTGGATATAGGTTCAGTCAAAGATGGTGACAAAAGAGGAATAAAAGATGGCGAGAGAATTTTCTTTTATGATGCAGTAAAGAATTGGTGGAGTCGGGCAGGTAGCCCACAAAATATGCCCGATGGTGAAATAGGCGGAGCAGACACAGAAGTATTTTTTGACTTTGGCATAGATCAAAACAATGTAGAACCAAAACCCCACCCAAATTCCGAGTCAGGCAGGTTTGTTGAAATAGGCAATTCAGTTTTTATGGAATATATCAAAAAAGATGGCTCATTTATCCCTCTGCCACAAAAAAATGTTGACTTCGGTGCCGGACTTGAACGCTTGAGTATTGCAACTATGAACAAACCAGATATTTTTCTTTGTGACGCGCTTTCCCCTCTTGTGAAGACAATAGAAAAATGTTTGGGGGTTTCGTATGAAAATGAATCACACAAAAAAGGGATAAGGGTCATTGCTGACCACCTCCGTGCATTTGCTTTCATAGTTGCTGACGGGATTTTGCCCGACAAAGAAGAAAGAGGATACATAGCAAGACGACTTTTGAGAAGAGCACTGCTCCACAAAATATTTCTTAATGAAAACAGCGAAACGACGCTACCCCTGTTTGACACCATAGCAGACACATACAAAACAACCTACCCCCACATTGCAGAGAAAACAGAAGAAATAAAAAAAGTGTTTGATGAGGAAGAAAAGAAATTTTCCTCCACCCTAAAAAAAGCAAAAAAACGATTTGATGATATTGTCGCCAACGGCAAAGATCTTTCTGGAGAGGATGCTTTTGCCCTACAGAGTACATATGGTCTACCCCTTGAAATGATAAAAGTCCTTTCAAAAGAAAGCGGAGTGGATTTTAATGAGAGTGATTACCTGAAAGCGATGGAGCAACACAAAAGAAAATCAAGAGAAGAATCAGAGGGCAAGTTCAAGGGAGGACTTGCCGACACGAGTGAAATGTCTGTTAAATACCACACTGCCACACATCTTTTACACCAGGCACTTCGTGATGTTCTTGGCGACAGAGTAGAACAAAAGGGAAGTAACATAACAAAAGAGCGATTGAGATTTGATTTCTCACACCCACAAAAACTAACAGACGATGAAATAATCAAAATTGAAAATATAGTAAATGAAAAAATCAAAGAAGGTCTTGAAATTACCAAAATTGAAGTAACAAAAGAAGAAGCAAAGAAAATGGGCGCACTATGTTCTGCCGATGACAAATATGGCGATATGGTGACGGTGTATAGCATAGGTGATTACAGCAAAGAATTTTGTGGTGGACCGCATGTCACAAACACTCGCGACCTTGGAACATTCAAAATAACAAAAGAAGAATCTGTAAGCAAAGGAGTAAGACGAATCAAAGCACAGCTTGGTTAG